From Pseudomonas sp. B21-028, one genomic window encodes:
- a CDS encoding DUF6021 family protein, giving the protein MAQSKTPTGPHSSEHSSADDELGFDPDSPDLDDPQVDPIGPAKAPRDEKDDKGKPRAKAYDPLGDLKH; this is encoded by the coding sequence ATGGCACAATCGAAAACGCCCACGGGACCCCATTCTTCCGAACATTCGTCCGCTGATGATGAGCTGGGATTCGATCCGGATTCCCCGGATCTCGATGATCCGCAAGTCGATCCGATAGGGCCGGCCAAAGCCCCTCGTGACGAGAAAGACGATAAGGGTAAACCCCGGGCCAAGGCCTATGATCCGCTCGGTGACCTGAAGCATTGA
- a CDS encoding peptidase C39 family protein, with protein sequence MLPAIPSFRSLVFATACIAALAGCAGSVPPQIQRLPERVELNSVPFYRGEMYQGAPQSLAAVLTAQGTVITPGLLEKPLHLPGGEAGLQQNMQTLAREYGLVVYPLDSELPALLEQVAAGNPVLLRYTEGTALWGGPRYGILAGYNRQKRTVLLRSGMNRRLLMSFSGFESAFKDAGGWAVLLQRPTQLPANVNPQRWLKAADELAGAGQEQAAARATKTLGSTH encoded by the coding sequence GGTATTCGCGACTGCCTGCATTGCGGCCCTGGCGGGTTGCGCGGGCAGCGTGCCGCCTCAGATCCAGCGCCTGCCCGAACGGGTGGAACTCAACAGCGTGCCGTTCTATCGCGGCGAGATGTACCAGGGTGCCCCGCAATCCCTGGCTGCCGTGCTGACCGCGCAAGGTACAGTGATTACCCCGGGGTTGCTGGAGAAACCATTGCACCTGCCAGGTGGCGAAGCCGGTTTGCAGCAGAATATGCAAACCCTGGCGCGAGAGTACGGGTTGGTGGTGTATCCCCTCGACAGTGAATTGCCCGCATTGTTGGAGCAGGTCGCGGCGGGCAATCCGGTGTTGCTGCGCTACACCGAGGGCACGGCATTATGGGGTGGACCTCGATACGGGATTCTCGCCGGCTATAACCGGCAGAAGCGCACGGTCCTGCTGCGTTCGGGCATGAACCGGAGACTGTTGATGAGCTTCAGCGGGTTCGAATCGGCCTTCAAGGATGCCGGCGGCTGGGCGGTACTGCTCCAGCGGCCCACGCAGCTACCAGCCAACGTCAACCCGCAGCGCTGGTTGAAAGCGGCGGACGAGCTGGCCGGGGCAGGGCAAGAGCAGGCAGCGGCGCGGGCCACCAAGACCCTGGGGTCAACGCATTGA